A single window of Opitutaceae bacterium DNA harbors:
- a CDS encoding rhamnulokinase, with translation MDRKGSNRNNPRVPKPFHSMSSKPVYTAAIDLGATSGRVILGSWVRQRLALKEVHRFSNAFRTLGYHDYWDVGTLWSEVQTGLRAAAAALPRNAKLASVGVDTWGVDYVLLNDAGRLVFPVHAYRDSRTRPGLERLARTRAALERVYAATGIPNVFYNTSLQLEEAIASCPALTDLATRCLFLPDYFNFLLSGKAANELSVASTSQLIDVHTRDWSRFALDHFRVPPSWFSTPVPAGTRLGGLRKELAHLHPAFAHTQVVAVPGHDTACAYDAMPANPDGTDLYLSSGTWSLVGFECDQPVLGTGAMAARISNERTGDGRYHPLTNVIGLWLLEGTLKDFDSRPQSAREWGSLITAAENQPKPPRLLDVTDPALANPTSMRAAIDAQIKKRRGKAPKDMAGYMRLICDSLGQGHADALKAFEKLAQRTFKRILMVGGGARNRLLCQATADACRLPVAAFDLEGSAVGNIASQLIAIKAVKNLEIFRGHLSAHLDKRVYTPQ, from the coding sequence ATGGATCGTAAAGGATCCAACCGAAACAATCCCAGAGTTCCCAAACCGTTTCATTCAATGTCCTCCAAGCCCGTTTACACCGCCGCCATCGACCTCGGCGCCACCAGTGGGCGCGTCATTCTTGGCTCATGGGTCAGGCAGCGCCTCGCGCTGAAGGAAGTGCACCGGTTTTCCAATGCATTCCGCACACTGGGATACCACGACTATTGGGATGTCGGCACCCTGTGGTCAGAGGTCCAGACCGGCTTGCGCGCCGCCGCCGCCGCACTTCCCCGAAATGCGAAACTGGCGTCGGTTGGAGTGGACACCTGGGGCGTCGACTACGTGCTCCTCAACGATGCCGGCAGGCTCGTATTTCCGGTTCACGCCTACCGCGACTCACGCACGCGCCCCGGATTGGAACGCCTGGCCCGCACACGCGCGGCGCTTGAGCGGGTCTATGCGGCGACCGGCATCCCCAATGTCTTCTACAACACATCACTCCAACTCGAGGAGGCCATCGCGTCCTGCCCTGCCCTGACGGACCTCGCCACCCGCTGCCTTTTCCTGCCGGACTACTTTAATTTTCTGCTTTCGGGCAAGGCCGCCAACGAGCTCTCGGTCGCGAGCACGTCCCAATTGATCGATGTGCACACCAGGGACTGGTCCCGTTTCGCCCTGGATCACTTCCGTGTGCCACCCTCCTGGTTCAGTACCCCCGTGCCTGCGGGGACCCGGCTGGGTGGACTGAGGAAGGAACTCGCGCACCTGCATCCGGCTTTTGCCCACACGCAGGTAGTCGCGGTCCCCGGACACGATACGGCGTGTGCCTACGACGCCATGCCCGCCAATCCCGACGGCACCGATCTCTACCTCAGCTCGGGCACCTGGTCGCTGGTCGGATTCGAATGCGACCAGCCCGTGTTGGGCACCGGGGCCATGGCTGCGCGAATCTCCAACGAGCGCACCGGTGACGGTCGTTACCATCCCCTGACCAATGTGATCGGGCTGTGGCTGCTTGAGGGCACGTTGAAGGATTTCGATTCGCGCCCCCAATCCGCGCGCGAATGGGGATCGCTGATCACCGCCGCTGAGAACCAGCCAAAGCCACCGCGGCTGCTCGATGTGACGGATCCCGCCCTGGCAAACCCGACCTCCATGCGCGCCGCAATCGATGCCCAGATCAAGAAGCGCCGGGGCAAAGCGCCAAAGGATATGGCGGGATACATGCGCCTGATCTGCGACTCCCTCGGGCAGGGTCATGCGGACGCGCTCAAGGCCTTTGAAAAACTCGCGCAGCGCACATTCAAACGCATTCTCATGGTCGGCGGCGGCGCCCGGAATCGCCTGCTCTGCCAGGCCACTGCCGACGCCTGCCGGCTTCCCGTCGCCGCCTTCGATCTCGAAGGATCAGCCGTGGGTAACATTGCCTCCCAACTCATTGCCATCAAGGCAGTAAAGAACCTGGAGATCTTCCGTGGCCATTTGAGCGCGCACCTCGACAAACGGGTTTACACACCTCAATGA
- a CDS encoding cytochrome P450 — protein sequence MKPSSSPDPELDRLLVSDAIMVDPYPIYRRLRETAPVFWSDSWNAWVVSRYDDVGESLRDKDNLSNENRQGLLFSGLSADEREKLAPLRHYFAQKDVIGSDPPDHTRMRALVQKAFTPKTIASLESRIRKLAETLVGEACRKERPFDFVHEVAHPLPVILIAELLGAPVEDRSLFKRWSAEILAFQGTGVTRFGPAMVSQTALMELFAYMNRLIDERRARPQDDLITVLALAEENGRGFSRDELLATCNTLLTAGHETTTNLLGNLVHLLLSHSEQWSALKKNPALIGPAIDEALRFEAPKQRNFRRVKKAHVFAGVPFGENEMVFQLIGSANRDPARIDSPDVFNIHRPKIDHFSFGSGIHFCLGAPLAKLEARVVLETVIAHCPDVQLTPGGLQWQERVQFRGPKSLMLA from the coding sequence ATGAAGCCTTCCTCAAGCCCGGACCCCGAACTCGACCGACTCCTTGTCTCGGACGCGATCATGGTGGATCCGTATCCCATCTATCGCCGTCTCCGCGAAACGGCCCCGGTTTTCTGGAGCGACTCCTGGAATGCCTGGGTCGTGAGCCGGTACGATGACGTGGGGGAGTCGCTGCGCGACAAGGACAACCTCTCGAATGAAAACCGCCAGGGGCTCCTCTTCAGCGGGCTCTCCGCGGACGAACGCGAGAAACTCGCCCCGCTTCGCCACTATTTCGCCCAAAAGGATGTGATCGGGTCGGATCCCCCCGACCACACCCGCATGCGCGCCCTCGTCCAAAAGGCATTCACGCCAAAGACGATCGCCTCGCTGGAGTCGCGCATACGCAAGCTCGCTGAAACCCTGGTCGGCGAAGCCTGCCGGAAGGAGCGCCCGTTCGATTTTGTCCACGAGGTCGCGCATCCGCTGCCCGTCATCCTGATCGCCGAACTGCTCGGTGCTCCGGTGGAGGATCGCTCCCTGTTCAAGCGGTGGTCCGCCGAAATCCTGGCGTTTCAGGGCACCGGCGTGACCCGGTTCGGACCGGCGATGGTCTCACAGACCGCCCTGATGGAACTGTTCGCTTACATGAACCGCCTCATCGACGAGCGCAGGGCCCGGCCGCAGGACGATCTCATCACCGTGCTCGCACTCGCGGAGGAGAACGGCCGCGGATTCAGTCGCGACGAACTGCTCGCAACCTGCAACACCCTGCTCACCGCCGGTCACGAGACGACTACAAATCTCCTCGGCAATCTCGTTCACCTGCTTCTCTCCCATTCCGAACAGTGGTCCGCCTTGAAGAAAAATCCGGCGCTGATCGGGCCGGCCATCGATGAAGCACTCCGTTTCGAGGCACCCAAACAACGAAACTTCCGTCGCGTAAAGAAGGCGCACGTGTTTGCGGGGGTTCCGTTTGGTGAAAATGAAATGGTTTTCCAACTGATCGGTTCCGCCAACCGCGATCCGGCCCGGATCGATTCGCCGGATGTCTTCAACATCCATCGACCCAAGATCGATCATTTCTCCTTTGGATCAGGCATTCATTTCTGCCTGGGTGCGCCGCTCGCCAAATTGGAAGCGCGCGTAGTCCTCGAAACCGTCATAGCCCACTGCCCTGATGTGCAATTGACGCCGGGCGGCCTCCAATGGCAGGAACGCGTGCAGTTTCGCGGACCGAAAAGCCTGATGCTCGCCTGA